The Chryseobacterium shigense genomic sequence TTTGAACAATGCATTAGATAAAGACCACGACGGAAGTATACTTGATGATGCTTCACAAGCTGAAGCAAGACAGGCTGAAGGAGGATCTATCCTTGATCACGTTTTTGGCAGCCAGAAAAGTACCGTTGAAAACCAGTTATCTCAGAATACAGGAATCTCCATTGATAAAATTGGACCTGTTTTAGCGATGCTGGCTCCGGTAATTATGGGCTACATCGGTAAAGAAAAACAACAGAACAATGTAGGAGCCGGAGGTTTAGGAGATCTTTTGGGAGGAATTCTTGGAAATGCATCCAACCAGGCTCAGGCACAGCAATCCAACCCTTTAAATGACATTTTAGGAAGTGTTCTTGGAGGCGGACAGGCTCAATCCGGAGGCAATCCACTTAACGACATCCTGGGAAGTGTACTGGGTGGCGGACAGCAACAACAGCAAGGGGG encodes the following:
- a CDS encoding DUF937 domain-containing protein, coding for MSLIDLLTGNTSNQVAEQAENKFGISRNQIIALLAVAAPLVISYLRNKSQDANEAEALNNALDKDHDGSILDDASQAEARQAEGGSILDHVFGSQKSTVENQLSQNTGISIDKIGPVLAMLAPVIMGYIGKEKQQNNVGAGGLGDLLGGILGNASNQAQAQQSNPLNDILGSVLGGGQAQSGGNPLNDILGSVLGGGQQQQQGGGLGSILGNILGGK